The following coding sequences are from one Thiohalorhabdus sp. Cl-TMA window:
- a CDS encoding type II CAAX prenyl endopeptidase Rce1 family protein yields the protein MPVRQWPVVAFFLFAFGWTWLFWGTAAAARGLLSGAEVAVLIAVGGLGPALAAGVRLAREGPAARRDFLRRLVDPHRVPGPFWAAALGIPPATALAALLVDQGLPGARGAAPAAWLGEPASLTIMTGYLLVFGPLPEEPGWRGYALERLQERLPALGAALLLGALWALWHLPLFLIPGTYQEAVIGLGTIRFWGDFVPVLLALSVLMAWVYNHTGGSVLAAIVFHFAANFTGEALGLGPRQALLQASFLLLVTGVVVLVAGPSGLGGGHTRSELRPGRPFRTQPGP from the coding sequence ATGCCTGTTCGGCAGTGGCCGGTTGTCGCGTTTTTTCTGTTCGCTTTCGGCTGGACGTGGCTCTTCTGGGGTACGGCCGCGGCCGCCCGCGGGCTCCTTTCGGGGGCGGAGGTGGCGGTGCTGATCGCCGTCGGCGGTCTGGGCCCCGCGCTGGCGGCGGGTGTCCGGCTGGCCCGCGAGGGACCCGCCGCCCGGCGGGACTTCCTGCGCCGTCTGGTGGACCCGCACCGCGTCCCGGGACCGTTCTGGGCCGCCGCCCTGGGTATCCCGCCGGCCACCGCGCTGGCGGCGCTCCTGGTGGACCAGGGGCTTCCGGGCGCCCGGGGGGCCGCCCCGGCCGCCTGGCTGGGGGAGCCCGCCTCCCTGACCATCATGACCGGGTACCTGCTGGTTTTCGGGCCGCTGCCCGAGGAGCCCGGCTGGCGGGGCTACGCCCTGGAGCGGCTTCAGGAGCGCCTCCCCGCGCTGGGGGCGGCGCTGTTGCTGGGCGCCCTGTGGGCCCTGTGGCACCTGCCTCTTTTCCTCATCCCCGGTACCTACCAGGAGGCCGTCATCGGTCTCGGCACCATCCGCTTCTGGGGCGATTTCGTACCGGTCCTGCTGGCCCTGTCGGTGCTCATGGCCTGGGTCTACAATCATACCGGCGGGTCCGTGCTGGCGGCCATCGTCTTCCACTTCGCGGCGAATTTCACCGGCGAGGCATTGGGTCTCGGTCCCAGACAGGCCCTGCTACAGGCCTCTTTCCTGTTGCTGGTCACCGGGGTGGTGGTGCTTGTTGCGGGTCCTTCCGGCCTGGGGGGCGGGCATACCCGATCGGAGCTCAGGCCGGGGCGGCCGTTTCGGACACAACCGGGTCCATGA
- a CDS encoding alpha/beta hydrolase, whose protein sequence is MTVGAMGAAMWLGRNAPITVPPPPEVPSEPRALERYLAEHEAAVSRLRPQLAKTVRWAEPSRPARTPVSVVYLHGYAGSHYELDPVCARLARGWGANVFYTRLAGHGRDGAAMAEVGMADWLHDAREALAVGQRLGERVVVVGTSTGGTLAAWLAANVDQTGVAGYHLISPNFGPRHPLAELLLLPGAETWSTWIHGPVHRFNPVTEDHARYATAEFPTPALIPMMRLVARVRALDLGRACRPVQVLYCPRDRVVAPSTIRAAYQRLGGPRKELLAVEDPGDPALHLLAGDLLSPGTNRQVVEAMRAFMDPVVSETAAPA, encoded by the coding sequence GTGACGGTCGGTGCCATGGGCGCGGCCATGTGGCTGGGCAGAAACGCCCCCATTACCGTCCCGCCGCCACCGGAGGTGCCCTCGGAGCCCCGGGCCCTGGAGCGCTACCTCGCCGAGCACGAGGCCGCCGTATCCCGCCTGCGGCCCCAGCTGGCGAAGACCGTCCGATGGGCGGAACCGAGCCGGCCCGCGCGCACGCCCGTTTCCGTGGTCTACCTGCACGGCTACGCCGGCTCCCATTACGAGCTGGACCCCGTCTGCGCGCGTCTGGCCCGGGGATGGGGCGCCAATGTCTTCTATACCCGCCTGGCCGGACACGGGCGCGACGGCGCGGCCATGGCGGAGGTGGGCATGGCGGATTGGCTGCACGACGCCCGCGAGGCGCTCGCCGTCGGCCAGCGGCTGGGGGAGCGGGTGGTGGTGGTGGGTACCTCCACCGGGGGCACGTTGGCGGCCTGGCTGGCGGCCAACGTGGACCAGACGGGGGTGGCAGGGTACCACCTGATCTCGCCCAACTTCGGCCCCCGCCATCCCCTGGCGGAGCTCCTGCTCCTGCCGGGCGCGGAGACCTGGTCGACCTGGATCCACGGCCCCGTGCACCGCTTCAATCCGGTGACCGAGGACCACGCCCGCTACGCAACCGCCGAATTCCCCACCCCGGCCCTGATCCCCATGATGCGGCTGGTGGCGCGGGTCCGCGCCCTGGACCTGGGCAGGGCCTGCCGCCCGGTCCAGGTGCTGTACTGCCCCCGGGACCGGGTGGTGGCGCCGTCCACCATCCGGGCCGCCTACCAGCGCCTGGGCGGCCCCCGCAAGGAGCTGTTGGCCGTGGAGGACCCGGGGGACCCCGCCCTGCACCTGCTCGCCGGGGACCTGCTGAGCCCCGGCACCAACCGGCAGGTGGTGGAGGCCATGCGCGCCTTCATGGACCCGGTTGTGTCCGAAACGGCCGCCCCGGCCTGA
- a CDS encoding SDR family NAD(P)-dependent oxidoreductase, producing MARALITGASGDLGRTLADRLHAAGWQLALATRTPEAIADHASAWDAQLLHEDVATPEGAQAAVANATDGDGPPRALAHCAGSLLTQPFHRTDVATYRNCLTANLDSAFFTLQAWIAALRQAGGGGAAVLVSSTAVGTGVPSHEAMAAAKGGVEGLVRSAAASYARSGIRINAIAPGLMRGPATERLFRSPQAEQGIADQYPMGRYGTSADAAAAMAWLLSGEASWITGEVLAVDGGFGNLRTPAGRSR from the coding sequence ATGGCACGGGCGCTGATTACCGGGGCGAGCGGCGACCTTGGGCGGACGCTCGCCGATCGCCTCCACGCGGCGGGCTGGCAATTGGCCCTTGCCACCCGGACCCCGGAGGCCATAGCCGACCACGCGTCGGCATGGGACGCCCAGCTCCTGCACGAGGATGTGGCCACCCCCGAGGGCGCCCAGGCCGCGGTGGCGAACGCCACCGATGGGGACGGACCGCCCCGGGCGCTGGCCCATTGCGCGGGCAGCCTGCTCACGCAGCCTTTTCATCGCACCGATGTCGCCACCTACCGGAACTGCCTGACGGCCAACCTGGACAGCGCTTTCTTCACCCTGCAGGCCTGGATAGCCGCCCTGCGCCAGGCCGGGGGCGGCGGGGCGGCGGTGCTGGTAAGCTCCACGGCGGTCGGTACGGGGGTGCCCAGCCACGAAGCCATGGCCGCGGCCAAGGGCGGGGTGGAAGGTTTGGTCCGCAGCGCGGCGGCGTCCTACGCCCGGAGCGGCATCCGGATCAACGCCATCGCGCCCGGCTTGATGCGCGGACCGGCCACCGAGCGCCTGTTCCGCTCGCCCCAGGCAGAGCAGGGTATCGCCGATCAATACCCCATGGGTCGCTACGGGACCTCCGCCGATGCCGCCGCGGCCATGGCCTGGCTCCTTTCCGGGGAAGCGAGCTGGATCACCGGGGAGGTGCTCGCCGTGGACGGCGGCTTTGGCAACCTGCGGACCCCGGCGGGCCGCTCCCGGTGA